One genomic region from Streptomyces sp. NBC_01431 encodes:
- a CDS encoding LacI family DNA-binding transcriptional regulator — translation MAPDGAQRKTATRSSDGGVGPAKVTITEIAREAGVSVPTVSRVVNGRSDVSPATRARVEDLLHRHGYRRKSSAPGDRAVLIDLVFNDLDSPWAVEIIRGVEEVAHESGVGTVVSAIHDRAGAARQWMTNLRARASDGVILVTSVLEPGLHDELRRLGVPLVVIDPAGSPASEEPTIGATNWAGGMAATAHLLSLGHRRIGFIEGPPRLLCARARLDGYRAALDAAGVPVDDALVVPGDFYHASGFTGCNQLLDLDDPPTAIFAASDQMALGAIEALRRRGLRVPEDMSIVGFDDLPEVRWSSPPLTTVRQPLTDMGKLAARVVLDLARSVAPAASRVELATELVVRASTAAPAEV, via the coding sequence GTGGCCCCGGACGGTGCCCAGCGCAAGACAGCCACGCGGAGTTCGGACGGGGGCGTCGGACCCGCCAAGGTGACGATCACCGAGATCGCGCGGGAGGCCGGAGTGTCCGTTCCAACCGTCTCGCGCGTCGTCAACGGCAGGTCGGACGTCTCGCCCGCGACGCGGGCCAGAGTCGAGGACCTGCTGCACCGGCACGGATACCGGCGAAAGTCGTCCGCTCCCGGTGACCGGGCGGTCCTGATTGATCTGGTCTTCAACGACCTGGACAGCCCTTGGGCGGTGGAGATCATCCGAGGGGTCGAGGAGGTCGCGCACGAGTCCGGCGTGGGTACCGTGGTCTCCGCGATCCACGACCGGGCGGGCGCGGCGCGGCAGTGGATGACGAATCTGCGGGCCCGCGCCTCGGATGGCGTGATCCTCGTGACCTCGGTCCTTGAGCCGGGGCTCCACGACGAACTGCGGCGCCTGGGCGTGCCGTTGGTGGTGATCGACCCGGCAGGTTCGCCCGCGTCGGAAGAGCCCACCATCGGCGCCACGAACTGGGCGGGCGGTATGGCGGCGACCGCGCATCTGCTCTCCCTCGGCCACCGCAGGATCGGGTTCATCGAGGGCCCGCCGCGGCTGCTGTGTGCGCGGGCCAGGCTCGACGGGTACCGGGCCGCGCTCGACGCGGCTGGCGTGCCGGTCGACGACGCTCTGGTGGTGCCCGGCGACTTCTATCACGCGTCCGGGTTCACCGGCTGCAACCAGCTGCTCGACCTCGACGACCCGCCGACTGCGATCTTCGCGGCCAGTGACCAGATGGCGCTCGGAGCGATCGAGGCGCTGCGCCGGCGTGGCCTGAGGGTGCCTGAGGACATGAGCATCGTCGGCTTCGATGATCTTCCGGAGGTGCGCTGGTCGTCGCCGCCGCTCACGACGGTGCGTCAACCATTGACGGACATGGGCAAGTTGGCCGCCCGCGTCGTCCTCGATCTGGCCCGATCGGTCGCGCCCGCGGCGTCCCGCGTGGAACTCGCGACCGAACTGGTGGTCAGGGCCAGTACGGCGGCGCCGGCCGAGGTGTAG
- a CDS encoding ABC transporter substrate-binding protein, with protein sequence MKNAGQLSRRQILAAAGFVGLATLTACGSGDDGSDSRDLSKKQNGAMKQYRLGDRFQATKALTFSTLHNNNPVYPTRKSWLLWKEVTKRTGVTLEIVDVPLADYEKKRAVLIGSGDAPFLIPKTYHPSEVPFVSSGAVIPVSEYVHLMPNYQARVKKWQLEPELDSIRQSDGKYYLLPGLHEKVKSGYSLSLRTDVLDKLKLSLPTTWDEVYGVFKALKEEYPDKYPMTDRWSINTPFPCGALFGYLGQAYGVKAGWSYDNLSYDTKAGKFVFTATQDAFKAMVDYLRRLVAEKLLDPESFTQQDDQAVQKLLAEKSFAISANPQELVQNYRYNLNKQVKGAKIEMIPVPIGPAGEVVLGGARLENGVMVSSKALKADTFVATMQFVDWLFYSDEGQEFCKWGVEGVTYTKTGGTYRLKDGISLMGSNPDAPRDLQKDFGFFNGVFTYGGGWELVSSSFSPDEKKFQDAMAKRRQLPIDPPHPLDSAEQEQATLWDTPLKDLTIQNALKFVLGKRPMSEWDTFQGELRARNMRQLVDLHNKAADRFKEKHA encoded by the coding sequence GTGAAGAACGCCGGGCAGCTCTCGCGGCGCCAGATCCTCGCCGCCGCCGGTTTCGTCGGCCTCGCCACGCTCACCGCCTGCGGCAGCGGCGACGACGGCTCGGACAGCAGGGACCTGTCCAAGAAGCAGAACGGGGCGATGAAGCAGTACAGGCTGGGTGACCGGTTCCAGGCCACCAAAGCCCTGACCTTCTCGACACTGCACAACAACAACCCGGTCTATCCCACCAGGAAGAGCTGGCTCTTGTGGAAGGAGGTCACCAAACGCACCGGCGTCACCCTGGAGATCGTCGACGTCCCGCTCGCCGACTACGAGAAGAAGCGCGCTGTCCTCATCGGCTCGGGCGACGCCCCCTTCCTGATCCCGAAGACGTACCACCCCTCCGAGGTCCCGTTCGTCTCGTCGGGTGCGGTCATCCCGGTCAGCGAGTACGTGCACCTGATGCCCAACTACCAGGCCAGGGTGAAAAAGTGGCAGCTTGAGCCGGAGCTCGACTCCATCCGCCAGTCCGACGGCAAGTACTACCTGCTGCCGGGTCTGCACGAGAAGGTGAAGTCGGGCTACTCCCTCTCCCTGCGCACGGACGTCCTCGACAAGCTGAAGCTGTCGCTGCCGACCACGTGGGACGAGGTGTACGGCGTCTTCAAAGCGCTCAAGGAGGAGTACCCCGACAAGTACCCGATGACGGACCGCTGGAGCATCAACACCCCGTTCCCGTGCGGGGCGTTGTTCGGCTATCTCGGCCAGGCGTACGGAGTGAAGGCGGGCTGGAGCTACGACAACCTCAGCTATGACACCAAGGCCGGCAAGTTCGTCTTCACGGCCACGCAAGACGCCTTCAAAGCAATGGTCGACTACCTGCGAAGGCTTGTCGCCGAGAAGCTGCTCGACCCGGAGTCCTTCACACAGCAGGACGACCAAGCAGTGCAGAAGCTGCTCGCCGAGAAGTCGTTCGCCATCAGCGCCAACCCGCAGGAGCTGGTGCAGAACTACCGCTACAACCTGAACAAGCAGGTCAAGGGTGCGAAGATCGAGATGATCCCGGTACCGATCGGCCCGGCAGGCGAAGTCGTCCTCGGCGGGGCCCGTCTGGAGAACGGCGTGATGGTCTCCAGCAAGGCACTGAAGGCGGACACGTTCGTCGCCACGATGCAGTTCGTGGACTGGCTGTTCTACTCGGACGAGGGCCAGGAGTTCTGCAAGTGGGGCGTCGAGGGCGTCACGTACACGAAGACCGGCGGAACGTACCGGCTCAAGGACGGCATCAGCCTGATGGGCTCGAACCCGGACGCGCCACGGGACCTGCAGAAGGACTTCGGCTTCTTCAACGGCGTCTTCACGTACGGCGGCGGCTGGGAGCTGGTCTCCTCGTCGTTCAGCCCGGACGAGAAGAAGTTCCAGGACGCAATGGCGAAGCGGCGGCAGCTGCCGATCGATCCGCCGCACCCGCTGGACTCGGCCGAGCAGGAGCAGGCAACGCTGTGGGACACCCCGCTGAAGGACCTCACCATCCAGAACGCGCTGAAGTTCGTGCTCGGCAAGCGGCCGATGTCCGAATGGGACACGTTCCAGGGCGAGTTGAGGGCCAGAAACATGCGGCAACTCGTCGATCTGCACAACAAGGCGGCCGATCGTTTCAAGGAGAAGCACGCGTGA
- a CDS encoding ABC transporter permease, with product MTSPTVTGEAPGATAAPAEPPPPKRRGTPKARRTWRQALRRDWQLYSLAVLPIAFFLVFRYLPMIGNVIAFRRFVPGGSVFGEEWVGLRYVHMFWNDPTFWQVFRNTLWLGGLTLVFCFPAPIVLALLLNEVRRSAVKRFVQSVSYLPHFLSIVIVAGITMQMLATDGPVNHVLGWFGHDPIRFIQEPEWFRTVYVGSEIWQTAGWGTILYLAALTTIDEDLYEAARIDGANRWQQTWHVTLPGIRPTMITLLILNIGTFMAVGFEKVLLLYNPLTYQTSDVISTYVYRTGVESSSFSYAAAIGLFEAVIGLVLITSSNFLSRRTVGTSLW from the coding sequence ATGACGTCCCCGACCGTGACGGGCGAGGCACCCGGCGCCACCGCCGCCCCTGCCGAGCCCCCGCCGCCGAAACGGCGCGGCACTCCCAAAGCCCGCCGGACCTGGCGCCAAGCGCTGCGCCGGGATTGGCAGTTGTACTCCCTGGCCGTGCTGCCGATCGCCTTCTTCCTCGTCTTCCGCTACCTCCCGATGATCGGCAACGTGATCGCGTTCCGCCGCTTCGTGCCGGGTGGTTCGGTCTTCGGCGAGGAATGGGTAGGGCTGCGCTACGTGCACATGTTCTGGAACGACCCGACCTTCTGGCAGGTCTTCCGGAACACGCTCTGGCTGGGCGGCCTCACGCTCGTCTTCTGCTTTCCGGCGCCGATCGTCCTCGCTCTGCTCCTGAACGAGGTGCGGCGCAGCGCGGTCAAACGATTCGTGCAGTCGGTCTCGTATCTGCCGCACTTCCTGTCGATCGTGATCGTCGCGGGCATCACGATGCAGATGCTGGCGACGGACGGGCCGGTCAACCATGTCCTCGGCTGGTTCGGCCACGACCCGATCCGGTTCATCCAGGAACCCGAGTGGTTCCGCACGGTCTATGTCGGCTCGGAGATCTGGCAGACGGCAGGCTGGGGCACGATCCTCTATCTCGCCGCGCTCACCACGATCGACGAGGACCTGTACGAGGCGGCGCGGATCGACGGGGCCAATCGCTGGCAGCAGACCTGGCACGTGACGCTTCCGGGTATCCGCCCCACCATGATCACTCTGCTGATCCTGAACATCGGCACTTTCATGGCCGTGGGCTTCGAGAAGGTCCTGCTCCTGTACAACCCGCTGACGTATCAGACCTCCGACGTGATCTCCACGTACGTCTACCGCACGGGCGTCGAGTCCAGCAGCTTCAGCTACGCCGCCGCGATCGGCCTGTTCGAGGCGGTCATCGGCCTGGTCCTGATCACGTCCTCCAATTTCCTCTCGCGCCGCACAGTGGGGACGAGCCTGTGGTGA
- a CDS encoding carbohydrate ABC transporter permease — protein sequence MTSTQIKDSGPALGAVPPVGQGRNRQPLARRARAWLTAFLFTVPGLALFLVFVAVPILYAAYVSLFTWGGFGSPSDFVGVDNFTRLFEDPVFLGDLWRGLLLVVLSLGLQLPFALAMAVLLNQKLRGRAVYRMLFFAPYVLSEVITGVLFSMIFAPDSGLADKVLGAVGLGGVGGLWFAGQSTVMATLFLVMTWKYFGFHMMLLLAGLQGIPAELMEAARIDGAGAWQRFRHITLPLLGPTIRMSIFLSVIGAIQLFDLVWVVTQGGPDHHSETMAVTMFQFGFKRYQMGYASAISIVMFLISLVFALFYQRYVLRRDTEGALTNMRGSR from the coding sequence ATGACTTCGACCCAGATCAAGGACTCGGGTCCCGCCTTGGGTGCGGTGCCGCCGGTCGGCCAGGGCAGGAACCGCCAGCCCCTCGCCCGACGGGCGCGCGCCTGGCTGACCGCCTTCCTGTTCACCGTCCCCGGGCTCGCCCTGTTCCTCGTGTTCGTCGCGGTGCCGATCCTGTACGCGGCTTATGTATCCCTCTTCACCTGGGGTGGGTTCGGCTCGCCCTCGGACTTCGTTGGCGTGGACAACTTCACCCGCCTCTTCGAGGACCCGGTGTTCCTCGGCGACCTGTGGCGCGGTCTGCTTCTCGTGGTGCTCTCGCTCGGCCTGCAACTCCCGTTCGCCCTTGCCATGGCCGTGCTCCTCAACCAGAAGCTGCGCGGCCGAGCCGTCTATCGGATGCTGTTCTTCGCGCCGTACGTCCTGTCGGAAGTCATCACCGGCGTGCTGTTCTCGATGATCTTCGCGCCGGACAGCGGGCTCGCCGACAAGGTGCTCGGCGCTGTCGGCCTCGGCGGCGTCGGCGGGCTCTGGTTCGCCGGACAGAGCACCGTCATGGCTACCCTCTTCCTGGTCATGACCTGGAAGTACTTCGGCTTCCACATGATGCTGCTGTTGGCCGGGCTGCAGGGCATTCCGGCCGAACTCATGGAAGCCGCCCGCATCGACGGCGCGGGCGCCTGGCAGCGCTTTCGCCACATCACCCTGCCGCTTCTCGGGCCGACGATCCGGATGAGCATCTTCCTGTCCGTGATCGGCGCCATCCAGCTCTTCGACCTGGTGTGGGTGGTGACGCAGGGCGGCCCTGACCACCACTCCGAGACCATGGCGGTCACGATGTTCCAGTTCGGCTTCAAGCGCTACCAGATGGGGTACGCCAGCGCGATCTCGATCGTCATGTTCCTCATCAGCCTCGTCTTCGCGCTCTTCTATCAGCGCTATGTTCTGCGCCGCGACACCGAAGGCGCCCTCACGAACATGCGAGGTTCCCGATGA
- a CDS encoding GH39 family glycosyl hydrolase produces MTAPWRTCVGTGRLELALRRDYQESLALVQREIGFQHIRGHGLFSDGMGVHRPYEWEGERRVHHSFTYVDQIMDTYLDLGIRPFLELGFMPRELASGDQTVFWWAGNVTPPSSHHEWADLVRTTLSHLIDRYGIHEVRTWPIEVWNEPNLDVFWEGADESAYHQLYEVTARTVKEVDASLQVGGPAISPGSDDWIGRFAEFCTARDVPVDFVSRHAYTSGPVQEVPFGRYQTLEPARGLLDQFAQPREALKGTPLAEIPVHITEFNSSYRPDNAIHDTAFNTAYLAPVVAQGGDLVDSFSYWTFSDMFEEVGVPTALFHGGFGLLTHRQVRKPTYHLYAFMARTGEEVLARGDDHLVTRHADGRVSVLVWAPVDASGATPGSQGHTVRLTVPMTGGEVFLRRSSVDEERGNAYTTWRRMGSPRSPRPSQIDVLHEAAEPARSHLRLPVRESEVTVDLTLERHEVTLVELSPVEDEAPPWWDERRLLGGGQ; encoded by the coding sequence GTGACGGCCCCGTGGCGCACCTGCGTCGGCACCGGACGCCTCGAACTCGCCCTGCGCCGTGACTACCAGGAGTCCCTTGCCCTGGTGCAGCGCGAGATCGGCTTTCAGCACATCCGCGGGCACGGCTTGTTCAGTGACGGGATGGGGGTGCACCGGCCCTACGAGTGGGAGGGCGAGCGGCGGGTGCACCACTCGTTCACGTACGTCGATCAGATCATGGACACGTATCTGGACCTCGGCATCCGCCCGTTCCTGGAACTGGGCTTCATGCCTCGCGAGTTGGCATCCGGCGATCAGACCGTCTTCTGGTGGGCGGGGAACGTGACGCCGCCGTCCTCGCACCACGAGTGGGCAGATCTGGTGCGGACGACACTGAGCCATCTCATCGACCGGTACGGGATCCATGAGGTCCGCACCTGGCCCATCGAGGTGTGGAACGAGCCGAACCTCGACGTCTTCTGGGAGGGCGCCGACGAGTCCGCCTACCACCAGCTGTACGAGGTGACCGCACGCACGGTGAAGGAGGTCGACGCCTCGCTCCAGGTCGGCGGCCCGGCGATCTCGCCGGGCTCGGACGACTGGATAGGCCGCTTCGCCGAGTTCTGTACGGCCCGTGACGTACCGGTGGACTTCGTGTCGCGGCATGCGTACACCTCGGGCCCCGTCCAGGAGGTGCCGTTCGGCAGGTATCAGACCCTGGAACCGGCACGGGGCCTCCTCGACCAGTTCGCCCAGCCGCGCGAGGCGCTGAAGGGGACGCCACTCGCCGAGATTCCGGTACACATCACGGAGTTCAACTCGTCCTACCGTCCGGACAACGCGATACACGACACAGCCTTCAACACCGCCTACCTGGCGCCGGTGGTGGCCCAAGGCGGGGACCTCGTTGACTCCTTCTCGTACTGGACGTTCAGCGACATGTTCGAGGAGGTGGGGGTGCCGACGGCACTGTTCCACGGCGGCTTCGGGCTTTTGACGCACCGCCAGGTGCGGAAGCCGACCTACCACTTGTACGCCTTCATGGCGCGTACGGGCGAAGAGGTCCTGGCTCGGGGTGACGACCATCTCGTCACGCGGCACGCGGACGGGCGGGTCTCGGTGCTCGTGTGGGCGCCGGTCGATGCCAGTGGGGCGACGCCGGGATCACAGGGGCACACCGTCCGTCTGACCGTGCCGATGACGGGTGGGGAGGTGTTCCTGCGCCGGTCGAGCGTCGACGAGGAGCGCGGCAACGCGTACACGACATGGCGGCGCATGGGCAGCCCGCGCTCCCCGCGCCCGAGCCAGATCGACGTGCTGCATGAAGCGGCGGAGCCCGCCCGTTCCCATCTACGGCTTCCCGTACGGGAGTCGGAGGTCACGGTCGATCTCACACTGGAGCGACACGAGGTGACGCTCGTGGAGCTGAGCCCCGTCGAGGACGAAGCTCCTCCGTGGTGGGACGAGAGGCGCCTGCTCGGAGGCGGCCAGTGA
- a CDS encoding acetylxylan esterase yields the protein MPAFDLPVHDLERYRPPLEEPADFDAFWRQTLAPADHPEPLLDVQPVGNGLRLVESWDITFRGFAGDPVRAWYTRPAQTAELLPGVVEFAGYGRGRGLPHERLTWANAGYAHLLMDNRGQGDQYGSGGATPDPHAQAPGGPGPIVRGLLDPYDHHYRRLITDAVCAVAALRALPGVDPARISAVGNSQGGGVALAVAGLVPDLAAALVTAPLLCGIRRALDLTDAGPYGEVAAYLAVHRGAEGAAYRTLSYVEGISFARRAQAPAHFGVGLRDTVCPPSGVYAAYHRYGELAAHDPAREIHAYPFNGHEGGDAAHVRRQLDWLAGVAVGRRA from the coding sequence GTGCCTGCCTTCGACCTGCCCGTGCATGACCTGGAGCGGTACCGTCCGCCGCTGGAAGAACCGGCAGACTTCGATGCCTTCTGGCGCCAGACCCTGGCGCCGGCCGACCATCCTGAACCGCTGCTCGACGTTCAGCCCGTTGGCAACGGCCTGCGCCTCGTGGAGAGCTGGGACATCACCTTCCGCGGTTTCGCCGGTGACCCTGTCCGCGCCTGGTACACGCGGCCTGCACAGACCGCTGAACTCCTGCCCGGCGTCGTGGAGTTCGCCGGGTACGGGCGTGGGCGTGGCCTCCCGCACGAGCGGCTCACCTGGGCGAACGCCGGATACGCGCATCTGCTCATGGACAACCGCGGCCAGGGCGACCAGTACGGCAGCGGCGGCGCGACCCCCGATCCGCATGCCCAGGCCCCGGGCGGCCCCGGGCCGATCGTGCGGGGGCTCCTCGACCCGTACGACCACCACTACCGGCGTCTGATCACCGACGCCGTGTGCGCGGTCGCCGCGCTGCGGGCCCTGCCCGGTGTGGACCCGGCGCGGATCTCGGCCGTCGGCAACAGCCAGGGCGGGGGAGTGGCCCTCGCCGTCGCCGGCCTCGTCCCCGACCTCGCCGCGGCCCTGGTCACGGCCCCGCTGCTGTGCGGGATCCGGCGCGCCCTCGACCTGACCGACGCCGGGCCGTACGGGGAGGTCGCCGCCTATCTCGCCGTGCACCGGGGTGCGGAGGGCGCCGCGTACCGCACGCTGTCGTACGTCGAGGGGATCTCGTTCGCCCGTCGCGCCCAGGCCCCCGCTCACTTCGGCGTCGGCCTGCGTGACACCGTTTGCCCGCCGAGCGGCGTGTACGCGGCGTACCACCGCTACGGCGAACTGGCGGCGCACGATCCCGCACGGGAGATCCACGCCTACCCGTTCAACGGCCACGAGGGCGGTGACGCGGCTCATGTGCGACGGCAGCTGGACTGGTTGGCCGGGGTGGCCGTCGGGCGTCGGGCGTAG
- a CDS encoding extracellular solute-binding protein: MPDTAPSSLSRRRFLGVVSVAGLGAAVLTSCGDSDSGSGTDSQGRTVFEWWHIQTTEPGKHLWPEQAKAYEKAHPKIKIKLVPLENDAFKAKMTALVGTGKLPDLYNTWGGGVLKQQVDAGLTEDITDDVKDWIGDLVPASRKAYEFDGKTYAIPVDIGAVGFWYNKALFKKAGITVPPATWAELLDTVQKLKAAGITPIALAGKEKWPGMYYWAYLAIRLAGVDGMQKAADAKDFTSDDFVKAGEHLKQLVDLDPFQKGFLGASYPGPTGEGATMGNAKAAMELMGQWAPNVQKSEGKGLGEDLGFFPFPSVDGGKGKSTDVFGGGGGYALRKGGPKEALDFLKWFVGPESDSRLVKEGGMIPVNTKARDALTDPNLKAVSDLLNAATAFQLYLDQAYPPAVGQEINDSVAALIAGSKSPKQVASSITQAARSQ, from the coding sequence ATGCCAGACACTGCCCCTTCGTCTCTCTCCCGTCGCCGGTTCCTCGGGGTGGTCTCCGTCGCGGGTCTGGGCGCCGCCGTGCTCACGTCCTGCGGGGACTCCGACTCCGGCAGCGGCACGGACAGCCAGGGCAGGACCGTCTTCGAGTGGTGGCACATCCAGACCACCGAGCCCGGCAAGCACCTGTGGCCCGAGCAGGCCAAGGCGTACGAGAAGGCGCACCCCAAGATCAAGATCAAGCTCGTACCGCTGGAGAACGACGCCTTCAAGGCGAAGATGACGGCCCTCGTCGGTACGGGCAAGCTGCCCGACCTGTACAACACCTGGGGCGGCGGTGTCCTCAAGCAGCAGGTCGACGCCGGTCTTACCGAGGACATCACCGACGACGTCAAGGACTGGATCGGGGATCTGGTGCCCGCCTCGCGCAAGGCGTACGAGTTCGACGGCAAGACCTACGCCATTCCGGTCGACATCGGAGCAGTCGGCTTCTGGTACAACAAGGCGCTCTTCAAGAAGGCCGGGATCACCGTGCCGCCCGCGACCTGGGCCGAACTCCTGGACACGGTGCAGAAGTTGAAGGCGGCCGGTATCACGCCGATCGCCCTCGCGGGCAAGGAGAAGTGGCCCGGCATGTACTACTGGGCGTACCTTGCGATCCGTCTCGCCGGGGTCGACGGCATGCAGAAGGCCGCCGACGCGAAGGACTTCACCAGCGACGACTTCGTCAAGGCGGGCGAGCACCTGAAGCAACTCGTCGACCTGGACCCGTTCCAGAAGGGTTTCCTGGGTGCCTCATATCCGGGCCCGACCGGTGAGGGCGCCACCATGGGCAACGCCAAGGCGGCCATGGAGCTGATGGGCCAGTGGGCCCCCAACGTGCAGAAGTCGGAGGGCAAGGGTCTCGGTGAGGACCTCGGCTTCTTCCCCTTCCCGAGCGTCGACGGCGGCAAGGGCAAGTCCACCGACGTCTTCGGCGGAGGCGGCGGCTACGCGCTTCGCAAGGGCGGCCCCAAAGAGGCCCTCGACTTCCTGAAGTGGTTCGTCGGCCCCGAGAGCGACAGCAGGCTGGTCAAGGAAGGCGGCATGATTCCGGTGAACACCAAGGCCCGGGACGCGCTCACCGATCCCAACCTCAAGGCCGTCTCGGACCTGCTGAACGCGGCTACCGCCTTCCAGCTCTACCTCGACCAGGCCTACCCGCCCGCCGTCGGCCAGGAGATCAACGACTCGGTGGCCGCGCTCATCGCGGGCTCCAAGTCCCCCAAGCAGGTGGCCAGTTCCATCACGCAGGCCGCCAGGAGTCAGTAG
- a CDS encoding carbohydrate ABC transporter permease: protein MSRPSRGYRVFQSANAVVHTLVVAVTLYPFVNIVARSFSGERQIRAGKVSLWPEGFNLTTYKIVFKDSMFWRNYGNTVLYTVVSTAVAMVLTTCYAYVLSKRHLRGRTVLVGIAVFTMFFTGGLIPNYVLITSLGLKNSIWAIALPNAISVFNLLVMKAFFENMPSDLEEAAQIDGLSTYGILLKVVLPLSKAVVATMALFYSVSFWNSWFSALLYLDDAERMPVTVYLRNLILGSTGGTNAGAATDQLSQVGANIQAVAILLTALPVLCVYPFVQRYFVKGVMLGAVKG from the coding sequence ATCAGCCGCCCGTCCCGGGGATACCGCGTCTTCCAGAGTGCCAACGCGGTCGTGCACACGCTCGTCGTGGCCGTCACCCTGTACCCGTTCGTCAACATCGTCGCGAGGTCGTTCAGCGGGGAGCGCCAGATCCGCGCCGGCAAGGTGTCGCTGTGGCCAGAGGGCTTCAACCTCACCACATACAAGATCGTCTTCAAGGACTCGATGTTCTGGCGCAACTACGGCAACACCGTGCTCTACACGGTGGTGTCGACGGCCGTCGCCATGGTCCTGACGACCTGCTACGCCTACGTCCTGTCGAAGCGGCACCTGCGGGGCCGCACCGTGCTCGTCGGCATCGCGGTGTTCACCATGTTCTTCACCGGTGGTCTCATTCCGAACTACGTCCTGATCACGAGCCTCGGCCTGAAGAACAGCATCTGGGCCATCGCCCTGCCCAACGCGATCAGTGTCTTCAACCTGCTGGTGATGAAGGCCTTCTTCGAGAACATGCCGTCCGATCTTGAGGAGGCCGCCCAGATCGACGGCCTGAGCACGTACGGGATCCTGCTCAAGGTCGTGCTGCCGCTGTCCAAAGCAGTCGTGGCGACGATGGCGCTCTTCTATTCGGTGTCGTTCTGGAACTCGTGGTTCAGCGCGCTCCTCTATCTCGACGACGCGGAGCGGATGCCGGTCACCGTCTATCTGCGCAATCTCATCCTGGGCTCCACGGGCGGCACCAACGCCGGCGCCGCCACCGACCAGCTCAGCCAGGTCGGCGCCAACATCCAGGCCGTCGCGATCCTGCTCACGGCGCTGCCGGTCCTCTGCGTGTACCCGTTCGTCCAGCGCTACTTCGTCAAGGGCGTGATGCTCGGCGCCGTCAAGGGCTGA
- a CDS encoding carbohydrate ABC transporter permease, translating into MTASVPVVTAREATRRRRLRSVPLYVTVWVIGAVMVTPLLYALISGFKSTDQLSGNSFGLPSPWVTKNYTQILQDSAFWRMLGSSTLIAVGTTVLTVGAAALAAYALARFAFRGREFLFTLFTVGLMFPFAVAILPLFVLLRTFGLLDNPWGVILPQAAFGLPITVVILRNFFREIPGEIEEAATLDGCSAFGFFWRILLPMARPALGTVSVLAIVASWNNFLLPLLVFSEPTWWTIPVGVQQFQGQYSSDTARIFAYLVLSMAPALAFYAIAERQLIGGITMGATKG; encoded by the coding sequence ATGACTGCCTCCGTTCCCGTGGTCACCGCCCGAGAAGCGACCCGCCGACGCAGACTGCGCTCCGTCCCGCTGTACGTGACCGTGTGGGTGATCGGCGCCGTCATGGTGACGCCACTGCTGTACGCGCTCATCTCCGGCTTCAAGTCCACCGATCAGCTCTCCGGCAACTCCTTCGGTCTGCCCTCGCCGTGGGTGACGAAGAACTACACCCAGATCCTCCAGGACAGCGCGTTCTGGCGGATGCTCGGCTCGTCGACCCTGATCGCCGTCGGAACGACCGTATTGACGGTCGGCGCCGCGGCGCTCGCCGCCTACGCCCTCGCTCGATTCGCCTTCCGGGGAAGGGAGTTCCTCTTCACCCTCTTCACGGTCGGCCTGATGTTCCCGTTCGCGGTGGCGATCCTGCCGCTGTTCGTGCTCCTGCGTACCTTCGGACTGCTCGACAACCCGTGGGGCGTGATCCTGCCGCAGGCCGCGTTCGGCCTCCCGATCACCGTCGTCATCCTGCGCAACTTCTTCCGGGAGATCCCGGGCGAGATCGAGGAGGCGGCCACGCTCGACGGCTGCTCCGCGTTCGGCTTCTTCTGGCGCATCCTGCTACCGATGGCGCGGCCGGCGCTCGGCACGGTCTCCGTCCTCGCCATCGTCGCCAGCTGGAACAACTTCCTTCTCCCGCTGCTCGTCTTCAGCGAACCCACCTGGTGGACCATCCCCGTCGGTGTCCAGCAGTTCCAGGGCCAGTACTCCAGCGACACCGCCCGCATCTTCGCCTACCTCGTCCTGTCGATGGCACCCGCTCTCGCCTTCTACGCGATCGCCGAGCGACAGCTGATCGGCGGCATCACGATGGGCGCGACAAAGGGCTGA